The Neodiprion virginianus isolate iyNeoVirg1 chromosome 5, iyNeoVirg1.1, whole genome shotgun sequence genome contains a region encoding:
- the LOC124304685 gene encoding uncharacterized protein LOC124304685: MPRVERVNCGSKVRLKLEKKKSASVVESTDSHPSCSDVVPKTDDCVIHDEDNTLFERIYSDLIVPKMPNCSWAIHRSPLPNKTIVASELTAWTEHNVEVAPLYIKQIVFDQKLNFEVFFVNTKMVLKDKPSAPQTVEEFEHILAYIDNIKLCPGGPAVTEFSNVSIECAYKDPTERWRHNLCSLEAVGELVCKSCFSLQEILQRHVQRNKVNGRSLPYSRTEKRKVPYRRAKRI, encoded by the exons ATGCCGAGAGTTGAAAGAGTCAATTGCGGCTCTAAGGTGAGACTTAAACTCGAGAAGAAAAAGTCTGCCTCTGTGGTCGAAAGTACCGATTCACATCCATCCTGCTCCGATGTAGTGCCTAAGACAGACGACTGCGTCATTCATGACGAAGACAACACCCTGTTCGAGAGGATCTACTCGGACTTGATAGTTCCAAAAATGCCAAACTGCTCGTGGGCCATTCACCGCAGCCCGCTGCCCAATAAAACCATCGTTGCCAGTGAGCTCACCGCCTGGACTGAGCATAACGTCGAAGTTGCGCCGCTGTACATCAAACAG ATCGTATTTGACCAGAAGTTGAATTTTGAAGTGTTTTTTGTGAACACTAAAATGGTCTTGAAGGACAAGCCGAGTGCTCCTCAAACTGTGGAAGAGTTTGAGCATATACTGGCTTATATTGACAATATTAAATTGTGTCCGGGAGGACCTGCAGTCACGGAATTCAGCAACGTTAGTATAGAATGCGCTTATAAAGACCCGACGGAAAGGTGGCGGCATAATTTGTGCTCCCTTGAAGCTGTCGGCGAATTGGTGTGCAAATCCTGCTTCTCGCTGCAGGAAATACTTCAGAGGCATGTACAACGAAACAAAGTGAACGGCAGATCTTTACCATATTCCAGAACGGAGAAGAGAAAAGTTCCGTACCGGAGAGCTAAgcgtatttga